The following are from one region of the Alkalimarinus sediminis genome:
- the gyrA gene encoding DNA gyrase subunit A produces MGELAKEILPVNIEDELKQSYLDYAMSVIIGRALPDVRDGLKPVHRRVLFAMSELNNDWNKPYKKSARIVGDVIGKYHPHGDSAVYDTIVRMAQPFSLRYTLIDGQGNFGSVDGDSAAAMRYTEIRMEKLAHSLLADLEKETVDFVPNYDGTEQIPEVLPTRVPNLLVNGSSGIAVGMATNIPPHNLHEITDGCLALLDNPDMTVDDLMEYIPGPDFPTAAIINGKAGIIEAYRTGRGRIYLRGRYEVESNAKNGKDTLVITEIPYQVNKAKLIEKIADLVKEKKIEGITELRDESNKEGMRIVIELRRGEMPDVIMNNLYAQTQLENVFGINMVALIDGEPKTLNLKEVLAAFIKHRREVVTRRTVFELRKARERGHILEGLVVALSNIDPVIEMIKASPSAAIAKERLLESAWEPGNVLAMLERAGEDACRPDDLEPQYGLRDNKYYLSPVQAQEILNMRLHRLTGLETEKLLEEYREILEKIAEFLAILSDPEKLLAVIREELAAVKEEFGDERRTEITMSKRDLTVADLINEEDLVVTISHGGYAKTQPVEAYQAQRRGGRGKSSTAMKDEDFIEKLLVANSHDTILCFTNKGKVYWLRVFEIPQASRTARGRPMVNILPLDEGERVTTFLPIQEYKDDHFIFMATAGGTVKKTPLENFARPRTSGLIALGLDEGDTLIGAELTDGSKDVMLMSSAGKAIRFNENDVRAMGRTARGVRGIKLPEGHNVVSLIIPQEDSMMLLASEYGYGKRTRIDEFPVYGRGGQGVIAMQCSERNGKLVSAVQVFDGDEMMLISDKGTLVRSRTEEVSIVSRNTQGVRLIKLSQENELLVGVERIDEPEPEEEFEEDGTDVENTNVASSEGGAAEATDAPEE; encoded by the coding sequence ATGGGTGAGCTGGCAAAAGAAATTTTACCCGTTAATATCGAAGACGAACTGAAACAGTCTTATCTCGATTATGCGATGAGCGTTATTATCGGGCGAGCATTACCGGATGTGCGGGATGGGTTAAAGCCTGTGCATCGACGAGTGTTGTTCGCGATGAGCGAGTTAAATAACGATTGGAATAAGCCCTATAAAAAATCAGCCCGTATTGTTGGTGATGTTATCGGTAAGTATCACCCACATGGTGACTCGGCGGTATATGACACAATCGTAAGGATGGCCCAGCCGTTCTCGCTCAGATATACGTTGATTGATGGTCAAGGGAACTTTGGTTCGGTTGATGGTGATAGCGCAGCAGCCATGCGTTATACCGAAATCCGTATGGAAAAACTTGCTCATTCATTATTGGCTGACTTAGAAAAAGAGACGGTAGACTTTGTACCTAACTACGATGGCACAGAGCAAATTCCTGAAGTTTTACCGACTCGTGTACCTAACTTATTAGTGAATGGTTCGTCTGGTATTGCAGTAGGTATGGCTACCAACATACCTCCTCATAACCTACATGAAATTACCGATGGATGTTTGGCGTTATTAGATAACCCTGACATGACGGTTGATGATTTGATGGAGTATATACCAGGGCCAGACTTCCCGACAGCCGCCATTATAAACGGTAAAGCCGGTATCATCGAAGCCTATCGTACCGGGCGTGGACGTATATATCTGCGAGGACGATACGAAGTAGAGTCTAACGCCAAGAATGGTAAAGATACCCTTGTCATCACTGAGATTCCTTATCAGGTCAACAAAGCTAAGCTGATCGAGAAGATTGCTGACCTGGTTAAAGAGAAGAAAATAGAAGGGATTACCGAGCTTCGGGATGAGTCCAACAAAGAAGGTATGCGTATTGTTATCGAATTACGTCGTGGTGAGATGCCAGATGTAATTATGAATAACCTGTATGCCCAGACTCAGCTTGAAAACGTATTCGGCATTAATATGGTCGCCCTAATAGATGGCGAGCCAAAAACACTCAACCTTAAAGAAGTATTGGCTGCTTTTATCAAGCACCGCCGAGAAGTAGTGACTCGACGCACTGTCTTTGAATTGCGTAAAGCCAGAGAGCGAGGCCACATACTTGAAGGTTTAGTTGTCGCATTATCTAACATAGACCCAGTTATCGAAATGATTAAGGCGTCTCCTAGTGCTGCAATTGCGAAAGAGCGTTTACTAGAGTCGGCTTGGGAGCCGGGTAATGTTCTTGCGATGCTTGAGCGCGCAGGCGAAGATGCATGTCGACCAGATGACTTAGAGCCTCAGTATGGACTTCGAGATAATAAGTACTATTTGTCTCCTGTACAGGCGCAAGAAATATTAAACATGCGCTTGCATCGCCTAACGGGCTTAGAGACTGAGAAGCTACTTGAAGAGTATCGAGAAATACTTGAAAAAATCGCAGAGTTTTTAGCGATTTTAAGCGATCCAGAAAAGCTTCTTGCGGTTATTCGCGAAGAGCTTGCAGCGGTTAAAGAAGAGTTTGGTGATGAGCGCCGCACAGAGATCACTATGTCAAAACGTGATCTTACGGTTGCAGACCTGATCAACGAAGAAGACCTTGTTGTTACGATTTCTCACGGTGGTTATGCCAAAACTCAACCAGTAGAAGCCTATCAAGCTCAGCGTCGTGGTGGTCGAGGTAAGTCTTCTACCGCAATGAAAGATGAAGACTTTATAGAAAAGCTGCTAGTGGCAAACTCTCATGACACAATCTTATGTTTTACCAATAAAGGCAAGGTATATTGGTTGAGAGTGTTTGAAATTCCTCAGGCTAGCAGAACAGCTCGTGGCCGGCCAATGGTTAATATTTTGCCGTTAGATGAAGGTGAGCGTGTTACCACATTCTTGCCTATTCAGGAGTATAAAGATGATCACTTTATCTTTATGGCTACTGCAGGCGGAACGGTTAAGAAAACGCCATTAGAAAACTTTGCTCGCCCGCGAACTTCTGGTTTGATTGCACTGGGTTTGGATGAAGGTGATACGCTGATTGGTGCAGAGCTTACCGACGGTAGTAAAGACGTCATGCTAATGAGTAGTGCAGGTAAGGCTATTCGATTCAACGAGAATGACGTAAGAGCCATGGGTCGAACCGCACGCGGTGTTCGCGGTATCAAGCTTCCAGAAGGCCACAATGTGGTCTCTCTTATCATCCCTCAGGAAGATAGCATGATGCTGCTTGCCAGTGAGTATGGTTATGGTAAGCGTACTCGTATCGATGAGTTCCCAGTATATGGTCGTGGTGGTCAGGGTGTTATAGCAATGCAGTGCTCTGAGCGAAACGGTAAGTTAGTCTCAGCGGTTCAGGTGTTCGATGGCGATGAGATGATGCTGATTAGTGATAAGGGAACACTCGTTAGAAGTAGAACTGAAGAAGTCTCTATCGTAAGCCGAAACACTCAAGGGGTTCGCTTAATCAAGCTATCTCAAGAGAATGAGTTGCTGGTTGGGGTAGAGCGAATCGATGAGCCAGAACCTGAAGAAGAGTTTGAAGAAGATGGCACTGATGTTGAAAACACTAATGTAGCAAGCTCAGAAGGTGGTGCTGCAGAGGCGACGGACGCACCTGAAGAGTAA
- a CDS encoding diguanylate cyclase, with protein MKKFLVVEDSPIVIKIIKHIAKLDPSLHFDTATSYKEAKTLLEDNGIDKYLAAVVDLNLPDAPDGEVVDYTLSLKIPTIVLTGSYDEHKRDEMLEKPIVDYVVKESRFSYEYVLKLIHRLHKNQHIKVLVADDSKTSRKFITTMLQPHLYQVIEAEDGQQALEIIQKDSNIKLLITDYNMPVMNGFDLVKNIRREVDKNSLVIIGLSTQGSGGLSAKFIKNGANDFLSKPFSHEEFHCRILHNIETMEHVETIQHAAYHDYLTDLFNRRYFYEKGEEALSNSHKKGTPTCLALIDIDHFKKINDVYGHDAGDHTLKEISVLLKQAFGRFIFARMGGEEFCALMPGLDINKATTLLENFRELVEDHIIMLDNTSVTVTISAGIASDENNSLDELMNEADRQLYNAKEGGRNQICAAS; from the coding sequence ATGAAAAAATTCCTAGTTGTTGAAGATAGCCCAATCGTCATAAAGATCATCAAGCATATCGCCAAGCTTGATCCGTCATTACATTTCGATACCGCAACATCATACAAAGAGGCCAAAACACTTCTAGAAGATAACGGTATTGATAAATATTTAGCCGCAGTCGTTGATCTTAATCTGCCAGACGCACCCGACGGCGAAGTAGTCGACTACACCTTATCACTAAAGATCCCCACCATCGTACTAACCGGAAGTTATGACGAACACAAACGAGACGAAATGCTAGAAAAACCGATCGTTGACTATGTCGTCAAAGAGAGCCGTTTTTCTTACGAGTATGTACTCAAGCTTATTCACCGCTTACATAAGAATCAGCATATAAAGGTGCTAGTCGCTGACGATTCAAAAACCTCAAGAAAGTTCATCACCACCATGCTACAGCCACACCTATATCAAGTCATTGAAGCTGAGGACGGCCAACAAGCTCTCGAAATCATCCAGAAAGACAGCAATATTAAGTTATTAATAACCGACTATAATATGCCGGTCATGAACGGTTTTGATCTAGTTAAAAATATACGCCGTGAAGTCGATAAAAACTCATTGGTTATCATTGGTCTATCAACCCAGGGTAGCGGCGGACTCTCGGCAAAGTTTATTAAAAATGGGGCGAATGACTTTTTATCGAAACCGTTTAGCCACGAGGAGTTTCACTGCCGTATTCTTCACAATATCGAAACAATGGAGCATGTCGAAACCATTCAACATGCCGCCTATCACGATTACTTAACGGACCTGTTTAATAGACGCTATTTTTATGAGAAAGGCGAAGAAGCACTATCCAACTCTCACAAAAAAGGCACTCCCACCTGCTTAGCACTAATAGATATTGATCATTTTAAGAAAATTAACGACGTTTATGGTCATGACGCAGGAGATCATACGCTCAAGGAGATATCCGTACTGTTAAAGCAAGCCTTTGGTCGCTTTATATTTGCGCGAATGGGGGGCGAAGAGTTTTGCGCGCTAATGCCAGGCCTGGACATCAACAAAGCCACTACACTACTCGAAAATTTTAGAGAGCTAGTCGAGGATCATATCATCATGCTGGATAACACTAGCGTCACCGTCACAATCTCTGCAGGAATCGCGTCAGATGAGAACAATTCACTTGATGAGCTAATGAATGAAGCTGATAGACAGCTGTACAATGCAAAAGAGGGAGGCAGAAATCAAATCTGTGCAGCGAGCTGA
- the purU gene encoding formyltetrahydrofolate deformylase codes for MERTYRLIISCPDRTGIVAKVSNFLATYNGWITEASHHADQKTGWFFMRNEIKASSLSFDLESFRIAFEPIAKEYAMCWSVTDSDVKKRVVLMASKESHCLADILHRWHSNELDAEIVAVISNHNDLRRMVEWHDIPYHYVPVDKDNKPAAFAQVSELVEKYQTDVIVLARYMQILPPDLCEVYAGKVINIHHSFLPSFAGAKPYHKAYDRGVKLIGATCHYVTQDLDEGPIIDQDVIRVSHRDSTEDMVRLGKDVERTVLSRGLRCHLEDRVIIYENKTVVFN; via the coding sequence ATGGAAAGAACCTACCGTTTAATTATCTCGTGCCCAGATCGCACGGGTATTGTTGCAAAAGTCAGTAATTTTTTAGCCACATATAATGGCTGGATCACCGAGGCGAGTCATCATGCTGATCAAAAAACCGGTTGGTTTTTCATGCGTAATGAGATTAAAGCAAGTTCTCTGTCGTTTGATCTTGAGTCTTTCCGCATAGCGTTTGAGCCTATCGCAAAAGAGTACGCTATGTGCTGGAGTGTGACTGACTCTGACGTGAAGAAGCGTGTTGTTTTGATGGCATCAAAAGAGTCTCATTGCTTAGCAGATATTCTGCATCGATGGCACAGTAATGAGCTGGATGCGGAGATTGTGGCGGTTATTTCTAATCACAATGACCTGCGTCGAATGGTTGAGTGGCACGATATACCTTATCATTATGTGCCTGTTGATAAAGACAATAAACCTGCCGCATTTGCGCAGGTTTCAGAGTTGGTAGAAAAGTATCAAACCGACGTAATTGTTCTTGCTCGATATATGCAAATATTACCACCTGATCTATGTGAGGTGTACGCGGGTAAGGTGATTAATATACACCACAGCTTCTTACCCTCTTTTGCGGGTGCTAAACCTTATCACAAAGCTTATGATCGAGGTGTTAAGCTAATCGGGGCGACATGTCATTATGTGACTCAGGATCTCGATGAGGGGCCTATTATTGATCAGGATGTGATACGGGTTAGTCATCGCGATTCAACCGAAGATATGGTTAGGTTGGGTAAAGATGTCGAGAGGACGGTGCTCTCTAGAGGTCTTAGGTGCCACTTGGAAGACCGGGTTATTATCTACGAGAATAAAACCGTGGTATTTAACTAG
- a CDS encoding 4a-hydroxytetrahydrobiopterin dehydratase: MNNEAKLTEERCEACSADAPQVSDEELKSLIKQIPDWNIEVRDGVMQLEKVFKFKDFLHALAFTHRIGGLAESMGHHPALLTEWGKVTVTWWSHKLKGLHRNDFIMAAKTDLLEEE, encoded by the coding sequence ATGAATAATGAAGCAAAGCTCACAGAGGAGCGGTGCGAAGCATGTAGCGCTGATGCGCCTCAAGTCTCTGATGAGGAGTTAAAGTCTCTTATTAAGCAGATTCCAGATTGGAATATTGAAGTGCGTGATGGGGTGATGCAGTTAGAAAAAGTATTTAAGTTTAAGGACTTTCTTCATGCCTTGGCGTTTACCCATCGTATTGGTGGGTTGGCTGAAAGTATGGGGCATCATCCTGCTTTGTTGACTGAATGGGGGAAGGTTACGGTGACTTGGTGGAGTCATAAGCTGAAAGGCTTGCACCGCAATGACTTTATTATGGCTGCCAAAACAGACCTACTGGAAGAAGAGTAA